The following are from one region of the Treponema denticola genome:
- a CDS encoding TetR/AcrR family transcriptional regulator gives MAKFKRKTKEERTYEITEAAKKVFLKKGFHNTTMEDIVAATSLSKGGVYQYFKSTKAIMFAIMQEGNYFRYRRNEEIFSSAKKIDDPYEIVTLALEAKLFDNVPEKRLYLMFLAEILYDKEYETLFWKLENQAHKFINENLEHLFKEGTFEGKKIKYKTNKTGRLYSRLFNGILIIYELFEDKTVFDEGKRELHDFLYSCVKKSFTIE, from the coding sequence ATGGCTAAATTTAAACGGAAAACAAAAGAAGAGCGGACGTATGAGATAACGGAAGCGGCAAAAAAGGTGTTTTTAAAAAAGGGCTTTCATAATACTACGATGGAAGATATTGTTGCCGCTACAAGCCTTTCAAAGGGAGGGGTTTATCAGTACTTTAAAAGTACGAAGGCTATAATGTTTGCCATAATGCAGGAAGGAAACTATTTTCGATATAGACGCAACGAAGAAATCTTTAGTTCTGCAAAAAAAATTGATGACCCTTACGAAATTGTAACCCTCGCTTTAGAAGCAAAACTATTTGATAATGTTCCCGAAAAACGGCTTTATCTAATGTTTCTTGCCGAAATTCTATATGACAAAGAATATGAGACTCTTTTTTGGAAACTTGAAAATCAAGCTCATAAGTTTATAAACGAAAATCTGGAACATTTGTTTAAAGAAGGGACTTTTGAAGGTAAAAAAATAAAGTATAAAACAAACAAAACAGGACGGCTCTACTCCCGTCTTTTTAACGGAATCCTTATAATCTATGAACTCTTTGAAGACAAAACTGTTTTTGATGAGGGAAAAAGAGAGCTCCACGACTTTCTCTATTCTTGTGTAAAAAAAAGCTTTACAATCGAATAA
- a CDS encoding MATE family efflux transporter: MTDKREHLISGNMFKLMLELSIPGIIGMFVISLYSFVDAIFVGRYVSSVALGAVSLAYTFTLINNGIAVLVGIGSASVLSRAVGRSDQETVDSIMGNVLLLTLLFSLGTMTIGLIFAPQLLILIGAEGEMLRLGVSYLRIVYIGSVFVNFGQAANMVMRGEGRMGLAMLLMGISAVLNIILDAVFVIVLKKGLEGAAIATVISQVVLAICNFCYFAFFSKNVKFKHFKLQKSIVKETLSIGFSAMLMQVFALLQQAVMYSTLKRYGGEDQVILMGAFFRYLMLSFIPLWGISQGYQPFAGTNFGAQKLDRVKKGTFLFYGFGLFLSLIFWLAFLMMPEQVLGLFLKNKELISLGRTNAMLAISLFPLSAIMIINLTLFQALGKAKYAGILVIARQFLLYIPAVLILPLFFGTRGVWISSPIVDTLVMVLSAFIVIKLFKKDLSPQDKPLSA, from the coding sequence ATGACGGATAAAAGAGAACATTTGATTTCAGGTAATATGTTCAAGTTGATGCTTGAGCTCAGTATCCCGGGCATTATCGGAATGTTTGTAATCAGCTTATACAGCTTTGTGGATGCAATATTCGTAGGAAGATATGTAAGCAGCGTAGCTTTAGGAGCAGTCAGTTTAGCCTATACATTTACACTGATAAATAACGGCATTGCCGTTTTAGTAGGTATAGGATCCGCTTCGGTTCTTTCGCGGGCGGTAGGAAGAAGCGACCAAGAAACCGTTGATTCCATTATGGGAAACGTCCTTTTGTTGACTCTTCTTTTTTCATTGGGAACTATGACAATCGGATTAATTTTTGCACCTCAACTTTTGATTCTTATAGGAGCGGAAGGAGAAATGCTCCGATTGGGAGTAAGCTATCTGCGGATTGTATATATCGGTTCAGTCTTTGTAAACTTCGGTCAAGCAGCCAACATGGTTATGAGAGGAGAAGGCCGAATGGGTCTTGCCATGCTTTTGATGGGAATAAGTGCCGTACTAAATATTATTTTGGATGCAGTCTTTGTAATTGTTTTAAAAAAGGGACTTGAAGGCGCTGCTATAGCAACCGTAATATCTCAAGTGGTTCTTGCAATTTGTAATTTTTGTTACTTCGCATTCTTCAGCAAAAACGTTAAATTCAAACACTTTAAGCTTCAAAAAAGTATCGTAAAAGAGACCCTTTCAATAGGTTTTTCTGCAATGTTGATGCAAGTCTTTGCTCTTTTACAGCAGGCTGTTATGTATTCTACATTAAAAAGATACGGCGGAGAAGATCAAGTAATTTTAATGGGTGCTTTTTTTAGATATCTAATGTTGTCCTTTATTCCTCTTTGGGGGATAAGTCAGGGCTATCAGCCCTTTGCAGGAACCAATTTCGGAGCACAAAAACTCGACAGGGTAAAAAAAGGAACATTTCTTTTTTACGGCTTCGGATTATTTTTATCACTGATATTTTGGTTGGCATTTTTAATGATGCCTGAACAGGTTTTGGGGCTATTTTTGAAAAATAAGGAGCTTATATCTTTAGGAAGAACGAATGCAATGCTTGCTATTTCTTTATTTCCATTATCTGCAATTATGATTATCAATTTAACCCTTTTTCAAGCTTTAGGTAAAGCGAAGTACGCAGGTATATTAGTAATTGCCCGCCAGTTTTTACTTTATATTCCGGCCGTATTAATTCTCCCACTGTTTTTTGGAACACGGGGAGTTTGGATTTCAAGCCCGATAGTAGACACGCTGGTTATGGTTTTATCTGCATTTATAGTGATTAAACTTTTTAAAAAAGATTTAAGCCCTCAAGATAAACCATTGAGTGCATAA
- a CDS encoding ribonucleotide-diphosphate reductase subunit beta, whose protein sequence is MITEKTILPHKALFNENGDIETHKRKMIGGNTTNLNDFNNMKYSWASDWYRQAMNNFWIPEEINMTTDVQDYRKLSVPEKTAYDKILSFLIFLDSIQTANLPNVGQYVTANEVNLCLTIQAFQEAVHSQSYSYMLDTICSPEERTEILYQWKDDEHLLRRNKFIGDLYNEFQTDKSALAFLKVCIANYILEGVYFYSGFMFFYNLGRNNKMPGSVQEIRYINRDENTHLWLFRSMIQELQKEEPQLFTPQNVELFRGMIKEGCEQEIAWGNYVIGNDIPGLNSQMITDYIQYLGNLRCENLGFAPIYDGHREEPQSMSWVSQYSNANLIKTDFFEAKSTAYAKSSAMVDDL, encoded by the coding sequence ATGATAACGGAAAAAACTATTTTGCCTCATAAGGCCTTGTTTAATGAAAATGGAGATATAGAAACTCACAAGCGTAAGATGATTGGCGGAAACACCACCAACCTAAACGATTTTAACAATATGAAGTATTCATGGGCCAGTGATTGGTACCGTCAGGCTATGAATAATTTTTGGATACCCGAAGAAATAAATATGACTACCGACGTACAGGACTACCGAAAATTATCTGTTCCCGAAAAAACAGCCTACGATAAAATTCTTTCTTTTTTAATTTTCTTGGACAGTATTCAGACAGCAAACCTTCCCAATGTCGGCCAATATGTAACAGCCAACGAAGTGAATCTATGCCTTACCATTCAAGCCTTTCAAGAAGCCGTTCATTCACAAAGCTACAGTTATATGCTCGACACAATTTGTTCTCCTGAAGAAAGAACTGAAATCTTATACCAATGGAAAGATGATGAACATCTTTTACGCAGAAATAAATTTATCGGCGATTTATACAACGAATTTCAAACCGACAAGAGTGCTCTTGCCTTTTTAAAGGTCTGCATTGCAAACTATATTTTGGAAGGTGTCTATTTTTATTCCGGTTTTATGTTCTTTTATAATTTGGGAAGAAACAATAAGATGCCCGGTTCGGTGCAGGAAATCCGTTATATCAACCGAGATGAAAATACGCATCTCTGGCTTTTCCGCTCGATGATACAGGAACTTCAAAAAGAAGAGCCGCAGCTATTTACTCCGCAAAATGTCGAACTTTTTAGGGGAATGATAAAAGAAGGCTGTGAACAAGAAATAGCTTGGGGAAATTATGTTATAGGAAACGATATTCCCGGGCTTAACAGTCAGATGATTACGGACTATATTCAATATTTGGGAAACCTCAGATGCGAAAACCTCGGCTTTGCACCCATTTATGACGGGCATAGGGAAGAACCTCAATCTATGAGCTGGGTCAGCCAGTACAGCAATGCGAATCTGATTAAGACCGACTTCTTTGAAGCTAAATCTACAGCCTATGCAAAATCATCTGCGATGGTAGATGACTTATAA
- a CDS encoding AI-2E family transporter, with product MYQENKHRLQTISFFVLLAGMLILVGKLFLPYASVLLWSAVIYVLVRPLYNKILSRMNKEKKTFPIKKRLLAGSFAIITVLVVAGVLFFVVIKIFGQGKILVQNIQSFLENINNSESGFSKTDIAAIVNRLSMGTVDISNLDLQKEFLNLLSSSSDKILRYATSLVKNAGSFFLSLVFFAFALYFFYVDGAYLFSLLKHAIPIDNETSNKLFSKIGEITTNLFKGLFLVSFYQCLASFIVYFIFGVQSALLLAILTFFSSFLPLVGCGLIWFPVGVGLCFTDGLVKGLIFLVVAGSIISFMDNFLRPFFLKDRIKIHPLLIFFSMLGGVSMFSFDGIILGPMIVILFFTILDMALDIEEKKENDDDSFEHLV from the coding sequence ATGTATCAAGAAAACAAACACAGGCTTCAAACTATTTCGTTCTTTGTATTACTTGCAGGAATGTTGATTCTTGTGGGTAAATTATTTTTGCCCTATGCAAGCGTTTTATTATGGTCGGCAGTAATTTATGTTTTGGTAAGGCCCCTATATAATAAGATACTATCTAGGATGAATAAAGAGAAAAAAACTTTCCCGATAAAGAAAAGATTGCTTGCAGGCAGTTTTGCAATAATAACGGTTCTTGTTGTGGCCGGTGTTTTGTTTTTTGTGGTGATAAAAATATTCGGTCAAGGGAAAATTCTTGTTCAAAATATTCAGAGCTTTTTAGAAAACATAAATAATTCTGAATCGGGCTTTTCAAAAACCGATATAGCCGCAATTGTAAACCGCTTATCTATGGGGACGGTGGATATTTCCAATCTTGATTTGCAAAAAGAATTTTTAAACCTTTTATCTTCTTCTTCTGATAAAATATTGCGGTATGCAACAAGCCTTGTAAAAAATGCCGGTTCGTTTTTTTTGTCTCTTGTTTTCTTTGCCTTTGCCCTTTACTTTTTTTATGTAGACGGAGCTTATCTTTTTAGTTTATTAAAACATGCCATTCCTATAGATAATGAAACATCAAATAAACTTTTTTCTAAAATAGGCGAAATTACAACCAATCTTTTTAAGGGGCTTTTTTTGGTCTCGTTTTACCAATGTCTTGCATCTTTTATAGTTTATTTTATATTTGGTGTACAAAGCGCTCTATTACTTGCAATTCTAACCTTTTTTAGTTCATTTTTACCCCTTGTCGGCTGCGGCTTAATTTGGTTTCCTGTAGGTGTCGGATTATGCTTTACGGACGGTCTTGTAAAGGGGCTTATCTTTTTGGTTGTTGCAGGTTCGATAATCAGTTTTATGGATAACTTTCTACGCCCATTCTTCTTAAAAGACAGAATAAAGATACATCCTCTTTTAATCTTTTTTTCAATGCTGGGCGGAGTCAGTATGTTTTCATTTGACGGTATTATTTTAGGGCCGATGATTGTAATCTTATTCTTTACGATTTTAGATATGGCCTTGGATATAGAAGAAAAAAAAGAAAATGACGATGACAGTTTTGAGCATTTAGTATAA
- the nagB gene encoding glucosamine-6-phosphate deaminase: MRLIIKNNYEDCSKWTADYICNKIIEFKPTKEKPFVLGLPTGSTPLGVYKELIKKHKEGILSFKHVVTFNMDEYVGLEASHPQSYHYFMMDNFFNHIDIEPKNIHILNGMTKDKKKECEDYEKAIRSYGKIHLFLGGIGADGHIAFNEPYSSLTSRTREKTLTRDTIIMNSRFFEGNEALVPKTALTVGIGTIMDAEEVLIMATGHAKAEAVHQAVEGGVSHVWTVSALQLHPKSIIICDDAATDELKVKTVKYFLDIEKGK, translated from the coding sequence ATGAGACTTATCATCAAAAATAATTATGAAGATTGTTCAAAATGGACTGCCGATTATATCTGCAATAAAATTATCGAATTTAAACCTACAAAAGAAAAGCCCTTTGTTTTAGGACTTCCGACGGGTTCTACTCCCTTAGGGGTTTATAAGGAACTTATAAAAAAGCATAAAGAAGGTATTCTATCCTTTAAGCATGTAGTTACCTTTAATATGGATGAATATGTAGGCTTGGAAGCCTCCCATCCTCAAAGCTATCATTATTTTATGATGGATAATTTTTTTAATCACATCGACATTGAGCCTAAAAACATTCACATATTAAACGGAATGACCAAAGATAAAAAAAAGGAATGCGAGGACTACGAAAAGGCTATCCGCTCTTACGGGAAAATCCATTTATTTTTAGGCGGAATAGGGGCAGACGGACACATAGCTTTTAATGAGCCATATTCTTCATTAACCTCCCGCACAAGAGAAAAAACCTTAACGCGGGATACCATCATAATGAATTCACGCTTTTTTGAGGGAAATGAAGCCCTTGTTCCAAAGACAGCCTTGACTGTTGGCATCGGCACGATTATGGATGCCGAAGAAGTTCTTATAATGGCAACAGGGCACGCTAAGGCTGAGGCTGTTCATCAAGCAGTCGAAGGAGGGGTAAGCCATGTTTGGACTGTAAGCGCTTTACAACTTCATCCTAAATCCATTATAATCTGCGATGATGCTGCAACAGATGAACTTAAAGTAAAAACCGTAAAATATTTTTTGGATATAGAAAAAGGAAAATAG
- a CDS encoding chemotaxis protein has protein sequence MVNLKDHRSEAGFSILNKLVIFFGILVLIAGFILGAAAFYIAKASVHELADSIQTLKNAMRILWFLMVVVLIIITIVLTRTIVRPIKRKKEISYLSTHFNSTILKIGDSVKLFDTNIAKMQQMGNELASNITETASTINRIQTLAQTESVTETMEN, from the coding sequence ATGGTAAACTTAAAAGATCACCGAAGCGAGGCGGGTTTTTCTATTTTGAATAAACTTGTTATTTTTTTCGGTATATTGGTTTTGATTGCAGGTTTTATACTGGGAGCCGCAGCATTCTATATTGCAAAAGCATCTGTCCATGAATTAGCAGACAGCATACAGACATTAAAAAATGCTATGAGAATTTTATGGTTTTTGATGGTTGTAGTGTTAATCATTATTACTATTGTACTAACCCGTACGATAGTAAGGCCGATAAAAAGAAAAAAAGAAATATCTTATCTTTCTACTCATTTTAATAGCACCATCCTCAAAATAGGAGATTCTGTAAAGCTATTCGATACAAACATCGCCAAGATGCAGCAAATGGGTAATGAGCTTGCTTCCAACATTACTGAAACAGCAAGCACAATCAATCGGATACAGACTCTTGCACAGACAGAAAGCGTCACTGAAACAATGGAGAATTAA
- a CDS encoding TetR/AcrR family transcriptional regulator — translation MGKREDTKQLILDTAKREFLEKGYNAASVRTIAKKAGLTTGAIFRYYADKAALFEALVSEAADGLVEQFKAAQEAHFELIPQERTAESRDLSTEYLRHFVNYVYDRFDEFKLVLCGAEGTKYANYIHDLVELDVERTETYYRLLREKGKIKGSISHELHHMITSAYFTAVFETVVHDMTREQAMGYVEEIAVFFNSGWEGLLKLI, via the coding sequence ATGGGCAAAAGAGAAGATACCAAACAATTGATTTTGGATACGGCTAAGCGGGAGTTTTTGGAAAAAGGCTATAACGCTGCCTCTGTCCGCACGATTGCAAAGAAAGCGGGTTTAACGACCGGTGCAATTTTTCGGTATTACGCGGATAAGGCGGCTTTGTTTGAAGCCCTTGTTTCCGAAGCGGCAGACGGCTTGGTCGAGCAATTTAAGGCGGCCCAAGAGGCACACTTTGAATTGATTCCTCAAGAGCGTACGGCGGAAAGCCGAGATTTATCGACAGAATATTTACGGCACTTTGTAAATTACGTGTATGACCGTTTTGACGAATTTAAGCTGGTACTTTGCGGCGCGGAAGGCACAAAATATGCAAATTATATCCATGATCTGGTGGAACTTGATGTGGAGCGTACCGAAACATATTACCGGCTATTGCGGGAAAAGGGAAAAATCAAAGGGAGCATCAGCCATGAACTTCATCACATGATTACAAGTGCCTATTTTACCGCAGTATTTGAAACCGTCGTGCATGACATGACAAGAGAACAGGCGATGGGATATGTAGAAGAAATCGCCGTTTTCTTTAATTCGGGATGGGAGGGGCTTTTAAAGCTGATATAA
- a CDS encoding MptD family putative ECF transporter S component, with product MKNKKTNTLQTKDFISIGVFSLVYFAAAFIIGGVAQMTPVTFPFMPMIVALFAGSIFMLYIAKIPKRGAISILGILAGLLLFITGMFWMMSVFFIIFGFIADGIASFGEFKSFKKNLTAYCIFALAPIGAYIPMAVMPAQFDAFMRKKGDFSSFAEVINAIGANRWVVPAMIAGTVVCAIIGGMIGKKLLKKHFEKAGIV from the coding sequence ATGAAAAACAAAAAAACTAACACATTACAGACCAAGGATTTTATTTCTATCGGCGTTTTCTCGCTTGTTTATTTTGCGGCTGCTTTTATCATCGGCGGTGTTGCACAGATGACGCCGGTTACGTTTCCGTTTATGCCGATGATTGTCGCATTGTTTGCGGGCAGTATTTTTATGCTATATATCGCAAAAATTCCAAAACGAGGTGCAATTTCGATTTTGGGGATTTTAGCAGGATTGTTGCTCTTTATTACCGGAATGTTTTGGATGATGTCGGTCTTTTTTATCATCTTCGGTTTTATTGCAGACGGTATTGCATCTTTCGGCGAGTTTAAATCTTTTAAGAAAAACCTTACGGCGTATTGTATTTTTGCGCTTGCACCGATTGGGGCGTATATACCGATGGCAGTGATGCCCGCTCAGTTTGATGCGTTTATGCGCAAAAAAGGAGACTTTTCATCTTTTGCCGAAGTCATTAACGCAATCGGTGCTAACCGATGGGTGGTTCCGGCAATGATAGCGGGAACGGTTGTGTGTGCAATAATCGGCGGAATGATCGGAAAAAAATTGCTGAAAAAACATTTTGAAAAAGCGGGAATTGTGTAA
- a CDS encoding energy-coupling factor transporter transmembrane component T family protein has translation MFLDPRTKLLILAITSVSVFLNESTLIEGAFIFIPFLLLLQAKHIRLAFKSGAAFIILLALPMLLVPHLPVTAGGILYMFAVYIRKLIPCFMLGSLLIRTTKVSTFLAAISRLHLPKGFTIALSITLRYFPTMTEEWGFIKDAMSLRGISASPAGLLFHPVRTMEYVYVPMLVSASKISDEITQAAITRGIDHLERRSCLENIRFRMRDALLLILYSSLVVLIIFNTVKGAVLP, from the coding sequence ATGTTTTTGGATCCCCGCACCAAATTACTCATTCTTGCAATTACGAGTGTATCGGTTTTTTTGAATGAGAGTACGCTGATAGAAGGTGCTTTTATATTTATCCCCTTTTTGCTGCTCTTACAGGCAAAACATATTCGGCTTGCATTTAAAAGCGGTGCGGCCTTTATCATTTTGCTGGCACTGCCGATGCTGCTAGTGCCGCACCTCCCGGTAACGGCAGGCGGCATTCTCTATATGTTTGCTGTATACATACGCAAACTCATTCCGTGTTTTATGCTTGGTTCCCTTCTCATCCGGACAACCAAGGTAAGTACTTTCTTGGCGGCAATCAGCCGCTTACACCTGCCGAAAGGTTTTACCATTGCATTATCGATCACGCTGCGCTATTTTCCGACAATGACGGAAGAATGGGGTTTTATCAAGGATGCGATGTCCTTGAGGGGCATATCGGCATCTCCTGCAGGATTGCTTTTTCATCCGGTACGGACAATGGAATATGTGTATGTACCGATGCTTGTGTCAGCGTCAAAAATATCCGACGAGATAACACAGGCTGCTATTACTCGGGGAATAGATCATCTTGAACGGAGGAGCTGTCTTGAAAACATACGGTTCCGGATGAGGGATGCACTGCTGCTCATTCTTTACTCGAGTCTTGTTGTGCTTATCATTTTTAATACTGTAAAAGGAGCGGTTCTTCCTTGA
- a CDS encoding ABC transporter ATP-binding protein translates to MITLRNISFSYKGTKENNLYDISLHIPKGQCVLLCGGSGCGKTTLTRLINGLIPHFFEGEFSGEAIINGMNSAEADIAHLSDSVGTVFQNPRTQFFNTDTDSEIVFGLENRGLPPEQLLSRLEKVTEDLQIQNLRERSIFELSGGEKQKIAFASVYAAEPEIFVLDEPSSNMDYHSIKELSELIKKIKLQGKTIVIAEHRIWYLMDIADRVIFMENGKIAHDMDIKTFVDLTEVQIKSMKLRCRNLADVKAETVNVSPDVSVSFGGHTFAVKDITVKLGHTSVLQDISFSTTGGEIIAITGENGAGKTTLARTLCGLTQEAAGSISFDGNPLSRKMRRERSYMVMQDVGHQLFTDSVYAECRLGIKDLPDPTIDEVLTELSLNRLKERHPLSLSGGQKQRLAVAVSVLCGKDILIFDEPTSGLDLKSMQEAGRIIKQLADDKKTVIVITHDIEFIKTICSRVLILSGGKIVKELCGEKKNELEMQLETF, encoded by the coding sequence TTGATTACTTTACGGAATATTTCTTTTTCTTATAAGGGAACAAAAGAAAATAATTTGTATGATATATCTCTGCATATCCCGAAAGGGCAATGCGTGCTGCTCTGCGGCGGTTCAGGCTGCGGTAAAACAACATTGACTCGGTTAATTAACGGTTTAATTCCCCATTTTTTTGAAGGTGAATTTTCCGGAGAAGCAATTATAAATGGAATGAACAGTGCGGAAGCGGATATTGCGCACCTTTCCGATAGCGTCGGTACAGTCTTTCAAAATCCAAGAACACAGTTTTTTAATACCGATACCGATAGTGAAATCGTATTCGGTTTGGAAAACCGAGGCCTTCCTCCGGAGCAATTACTGAGCCGTCTTGAAAAAGTTACCGAGGATTTACAGATACAAAATTTGCGCGAACGCAGCATCTTTGAACTTTCTGGAGGAGAAAAACAAAAGATCGCATTTGCTTCAGTGTATGCTGCCGAGCCTGAAATATTTGTGTTGGATGAACCTTCGTCTAATATGGATTATCATTCTATCAAAGAACTGAGCGAACTGATTAAAAAAATCAAATTACAGGGAAAGACTATTGTCATTGCCGAACATCGGATATGGTATTTGATGGATATAGCTGATCGGGTGATTTTTATGGAAAATGGAAAGATTGCTCATGATATGGATATTAAAACATTTGTTGATCTTACTGAAGTACAGATAAAAAGTATGAAATTGCGCTGTAGAAATCTTGCTGATGTTAAAGCTGAGACTGTAAATGTATCTCCCGATGTAAGCGTATCTTTCGGCGGGCATACCTTTGCAGTAAAAGATATTACCGTCAAATTGGGGCATACATCCGTCCTGCAAGATATTTCGTTTTCTACAACAGGAGGAGAGATTATTGCAATAACGGGAGAAAATGGAGCGGGGAAAACGACATTGGCGCGTACGCTATGCGGTCTTACACAAGAAGCAGCGGGAAGCATATCTTTTGACGGCAACCCCCTATCGAGAAAAATGCGGAGAGAGCGTTCATATATGGTGATGCAGGATGTTGGTCATCAGCTTTTTACGGACAGCGTATATGCTGAATGCCGATTAGGTATCAAAGACTTGCCGGATCCCACTATCGATGAAGTGTTAACGGAACTCTCGCTTAACCGGCTAAAAGAGAGGCATCCTCTTTCCCTTTCCGGCGGACAAAAACAGCGGCTTGCAGTAGCGGTCAGTGTACTGTGCGGAAAGGACATCCTTATCTTTGATGAACCCACCAGCGGGCTTGATCTTAAAAGCATGCAAGAGGCAGGTCGCATAATCAAGCAGCTGGCTGACGATAAAAAGACTGTTATCGTTATCACCCATGATATTGAGTTTATCAAAACAATCTGTTCGCGTGTACTGATTTTATCCGGCGGAAAGATTGTCAAAGAACTGTGCGGTGAAAAAAAGAATGAACTTGAAATGCAGCTGGAGACATTTTAA
- a CDS encoding BrnA antitoxin family protein, producing MPDIGEKEKENMKKKIEYSNAPKRVAESISLSERIDDFLPPPDRLIRKSEKVKITITLDCETVAFFKASAKKNNVKYQTMINEILSKYAERYRYTI from the coding sequence GTGCCGGATATTGGAGAGAAGGAAAAAGAAAATATGAAGAAGAAAATAGAATATAGTAATGCTCCTAAACGAGTAGCTGAGTCAATATCATTATCGGAAAGGATAGATGATTTTTTACCGCCTCCTGACAGATTAATAAGAAAATCTGAAAAAGTAAAAATTACGATAACGCTTGACTGTGAAACTGTTGCATTTTTTAAAGCTTCAGCAAAGAAAAATAATGTAAAATATCAAACAATGATAAATGAAATATTAAGCAAGTACGCAGAAAGATATAGGTACACGATTTGA
- a CDS encoding GNAT family N-acetyltransferase, which yields MSYFMESKRIKLRPVQKDDLKKLAELMSDREIGVLSGEVYPITEREMDNFYDRCQKTNDRIWFVIIDKETNSIIGETGFLRIFMPWRTTDYSLMIWNRNYWNKGYGKV from the coding sequence ATGAGTTATTTTATGGAGAGTAAGAGAATAAAACTTCGTCCGGTCCAAAAAGATGATCTTAAAAAATTGGCAGAGTTAATGTCCGATAGAGAAATAGGAGTATTAAGCGGAGAAGTATATCCAATAACTGAAAGAGAAATGGATAACTTTTATGATCGATGTCAAAAAACAAATGATAGGATCTGGTTTGTAATTATTGATAAGGAAACAAATTCAATAATTGGAGAAACCGGTTTTCTAAGAATTTTTATGCCATGGAGAACAACAGATTATTCGCTAATGATTTGGAATAGAAATTATTGGAATAAAGGTTATGGAAAAGTATAG